Proteins from a genomic interval of Rosa chinensis cultivar Old Blush chromosome 2, RchiOBHm-V2, whole genome shotgun sequence:
- the LOC112187428 gene encoding subtilisin-like protease SBT6.1 yields MTTPLTATSSLSFFFFIIVSIAVAVSISLFHYKPHRNPAAVDPPPPQNYVVRFVEYKRWEDHREYLKSSVPAEGWDWIERNNPAMDYPTDFGLVRIDDGARELVIGEIGKLGMVKDVNADVRYGRGLLSEEEKVGAFVDGEKRPGKMFTAMSFSEDDGAVSNGSVSWKRELLAERSQITSLFGADFLWTKGYTGTKVKMAIFDTGIRANHPHFRNIKERTNWTNEDTLNDNLGHGTFVAGVVAGVDAECLGFAPDTEIYAFRVFTDAQVSYTSWFLDAFNYAIATNMDVLNLSIGGPDYLDLPFVEKVWEITANNIIMVSAIGNDGPLYGTLNNPADQSDVIGVGGIDYSDHIASFSSRGMSTWEMPHGYGRVKPDVVAYGREIMGSKISTGCKSLSGTSVASPVVAGMVCLLVSVIPESSRKDTLNPASMKQALVEGAAKLGGPNMYEQGAGRVDLLESYEILKNYQPRASIFPSILDYTDCPYSWPFCRQPLYAGAMPVIFNATILNGMGVIGYVESPPTWHPSDEVGNLLSIHFTYSNVIWPWTGYLALHMQIKDEGAQFSGEINGNVTLRVYSPPSPGEKNLRISTCVLQLRLKIVPTPPRSKRVLWDQFHSIKYPPGYIPRDSLDVRNDILDWHGDHLHTNFHIMFNMLRDAGYYVETLGSPLTCFDALRYGTLLLVDLEEEYFQEEIEKLRDDVLNSGLGLVVFSEWYNVDTMVKMRFFDDNTRSWWTPVTGGANVPALNDLLAPFGIAFGDKILNGDFSINGEQSRYASGTDIVRFPKGGYVHKFPFLDSSESGATQNVLRDPEVTMADSPILGLVQVGEGRVVVYGDSNCLDSSHMVTNCYWLLRKMLDFTGGNIRDPVLFSSSVKQSSPLYMEDNQLPSRRTDVNFSTYSAVVGKELICGSDSVFEIWGTKGYSLQVRGTNRRLPGSSVSNPGRGLNSTVEASHLEHSKLTLGNRSDPSGYRDELDMPVLVASHWLVPAIIAVTGLVVFLSFWRIRQKRRRRRKGSSSGRYSNL; encoded by the exons ATGACCACTCCTCTGACCGCCACGTCATCActatccttcttcttcttcatcatcgtcTCCATCGCCGTAGCcgtctccatctctctcttccattaCAAACCCCACCGGAACCCCGCAGCCGTAGATCCTCCTCCACCGCAAAACTACGTCGTTCGATTCGTCGAGTACAAGAGGTGGGAGGATCACCGGGAGTATCTGAAATCGAGTGTGCCGGCGGAGGGATGGGACTGGATCGAGAGGAACAATCCGGCCATGGATTACCCGACGGATTTCGGGCTGGTGCGGATTGACGATGGAGCCAGGGAATTGGTGATTGGGGAGATTGGGAAATTGGGGATGGTGAAGGATGTGAATGCTGACGTCAGGTATGGGAGGGGTTTGCttagtgaggaggagaaagttGGGGCCTTTGTGGATGGGGAGAAGCGGCCGGGGAAGATGTTCACGGCGATGTCGTTTAGCGAAGACGACGGAGCAGTGAGTAATGGCTCTGTTAGCTGGAAAAGGGAGCTCTTGGCTGAG AGATCTCAAATAACTTCATTATTTGGAGCGGATTTTCTTTGGACAAAAGGGTATACCGGTACGAAAGTGAAAATGGCCATATTTGATACTGGTATTCGAGCTAATCACCCGCACTTTCGAAATATTAAG GAGCGGACAAACTGGACAAATGAGGACACATTAAATGACAATCTTGGACATGGGACATTTGTTGCTGGTGTTGTTGCTGGTGTAGATGCAGAGTGTCTTGGATTTGCTCCTGATACAGAGATATATGCGTTTCGTGTGTTTACAGATGCACAG GTATCATACACATCATGGTTCCTTGATGCATTCAACTATGCCATTGCGACCAATATGGATGTACTGAACTTGAGCATAGGTGGACCTGATTACTTGGACCTCCCATTTGTGGAGAAG GTCTGGGAAATAAcagcaaacaacataattatGGTTTCAGCAATTGGAAATGATGGACCACTTTATGGGACTCTAAATAATCCAGCAGACCAAAGTGATGTCATTGGTGTTGGTGGCATCGACTACAGTGATCACATTGCTTCTTTTTCCTCACGAGGCATGAGTACTTGGGAGATGCCGCACGG TTACGGTCGTGTTAAGCCAGATGTCGTTGCATATGGACGGGAAATTATGGGATCCAAGATCAGTACAGGCTGTAAAAGCTTATCTGGCACTAGTGTGGCAAGTCCTGTGGTTGCTGGTATGGTTTGTCTGCTTGTGAGTGTTATCCCTGAAAGCAGTCGGAAGGATACTTTAAATCCAGCAAGCATGAAACAAGCATTGGTTGAGGGTGCTGCAAAACTCGGTGGTCCAAATATGTATGAGCAGGGTGCAGGGAGGGTTGATCT GTTAGAATCATATGAAATCCTGAAGAATTACCAACCTCGTGCCAGCATCTTCCCTAGTATTCTTGATTATACAGACTGCCCATACTCTTGGCCCTTCTGTCGTCAGCCACTTTATGCTGGTGCCATGCCTGTTATCTTCAATGCTACCATTCTAAATGGAATGGGTGTAATTGGCTATGTTGAAAGTCCACCAACTTGGCATCCTTCAGATGAAGTAGGGAATCTTCTAAGTATTCACTTTACATATTCTAATGTTATCTGGCCTTGGACTGGTTATTTAGCGCTTCACATGCAAATTAAGGACGAAGGTGCACAATTTTCAGGAGAGATTAATGGCAATGTTACTCTTAGGGTATACAGTCCTCCATCTCCGGGAGAAAAGAATCTTCGGATTAGCACTTGTGTGCTTCAGTTAAGATTGAAGATTGTTCCAACTCCACCAAGATCAAAACGAGTTTTGTGGGACCAGTTTCACAGTATTAAATACCCTCCAGGTTACATCCCTAGAGACTCTTTGGATGTTCGCAATGACATTCTTGACTGGCATGGAGATCACCTGCATACAAATTTTCACATTATGTTCAACATGTTACGAGATGCTGGGTATTATGTAGAAACACTTGGTTCGCCTCTTACTTGCTTTGATGCTCTTCGATATGGGACACTTCTTCTGGTAGATCTTGAAGAAGAGTACTTTCAGGAGGAGATTGAGAAGCTGCGAGATGATGTTCTTAATTCTGGACTGGGATTGGTTGTGTTTTCTGAGTGGTATAATGTAGACACGATGGTGAAGATGAGATTCTTTGATGATAACACACGTAGCTGGTGGACTCCAGTCACTGGAGGTGCAAATGTTCCAGCGTTGAACGACCTGCTGGCTCCGTTTGGGATTGCATTTGGAGATAAGATTCTGAATGGTGATTTTTCTATCAATGGTGAGCAAAGTCGGTATGCATCTGGAACGGATATTGTGAGGTTTCCGAAAGGGGGTTATGTACACAAGTTCCCTTTCCTGGATAGCTCTGAAAGTGGGGCCACTCAGAATGTACTTCGGGATCCTGAGGTGACAATG GCAGATTCTCCCATTCTTGGTCTTGTACAGGTGGGTGAAGGTCGTGTTGTAGTGTATGGAGATTCTAACTGTTTGGACAGCAGTCATATGGTAACTAATTGTTATTGGCTCTTGAGAAAAATGTTAGATTTCACCGGTGGAAACATCAGAGATCCTGTGCTTTTTTCAAGCTCGGTCAAACAAAGTTCACCTTTATATATGGAAGATAACCAATTACCTTCTCGTAGAACAGATGTGAATTTTTCTACATATTCCGCTGTAGTGGGGAAGGAATTGATCTGTGGGAGTGACTCTGTATTTGAAATATGGGGGACTAAAGGTTACAGTTTACAGGTCAGGGGAACAAACAGAAGATTACCAGGCTCTTCTGTGTCTAATCCAGGTAGGGGTTTGAATTCTACTGTCGAGGCTTCCCATTTGGAGCATTCCAAGTTGACACTGGGAAATAGAAGTGATCCTTCGGGATATAGGGATGAG CTTGATATGCCTGTGTTAGTTGCTAGTCACTGGCTTGTTCCTGCAATAATTGCCGTAACTG GTTTGGTGGTATTTTTGAGCTTCTGGAGAATTAGACAGAAGCGACGACGACGAAGAAAAGGATCTAGCTCTGGTCGATATTCTAATTTATAG